The Aliidiomarina minuta nucleotide sequence AACAAACTGGCCGCTTTACATCATGCCCTTTAAATGGGCCACTACGCTGCGGCCCAGGGCGCTGAGGTTATAACCACCCTCGAGAGTGGATACGATGCGTCCCTTACAATGGCGGTCGGCGAGCTGTTTGAGTTGCTCACTGATCCAGTGGTAGTCGTCTTCACGCAGAAAAAACTGGGCCATATCGTCTTCAGCATGGCCATCAAAACCGGCTGAAATCAAAATCAGCTGTGGTTTCATTTCCTCGATGGCGTTAAACCAGAGCTCGCTGACGGCAGCACGCCATTCAGGGCCTTTGCAGCCAGCCGCTAAAGGTACGTTGACGATGTTTTTATGGTTGCTGTCTTCGCCGGTAAAAGGATAAAAAGCGCTCTGAAACGAAGAGCAGAACAACACCCGGTCGTCATTTTTGAAAATATCTTCGGTGCCGTTGCCGTGGTGAACATCAAAATCAATGATAGCAATGCGTTCAAGATCGTATTTATGCATGGCATAACAGGCGGCAATAGCGATGTTGTTAAACAGGCAAAAGCCCATTGCCTGATCGTAAGTGGCGTGATGCCCTGGGGGGCGCACGGCGCAAAATGCTTGTTGGTTATCCGCATTCATGACTTCATCGACCGCATCTATGGCGGCTCCTGCAGCGCGCCGGGCTGCTTGCAGGCTCTGTGGCGTCATTGGTGTATCCGGATCCAGCCAGATATGTCCCTCTTGCGGACTTTTGGCAATCAGTTCGTCTACATAAATTTT carries:
- a CDS encoding histone deacetylase family protein; amino-acid sequence: MSITIFSHPDCELHNPDENHPECPERIQAINDQLIRSGMEFVVQQKDAGMAHLDDIYRAHSKIYVDELIAKSPQEGHIWLDPDTPMTPQSLQAARRAAGAAIDAVDEVMNADNQQAFCAVRPPGHHATYDQAMGFCLFNNIAIAACYAMHKYDLERIAIIDFDVHHGNGTEDIFKNDDRVLFCSSFQSAFYPFTGEDSNHKNIVNVPLAAGCKGPEWRAAVSELWFNAIEEMKPQLILISAGFDGHAEDDMAQFFLREDDYHWISEQLKQLADRHCKGRIVSTLEGGYNLSALGRSVVAHLKGMM